Proteins found in one Brachypodium distachyon strain Bd21 chromosome 5, Brachypodium_distachyon_v3.0, whole genome shotgun sequence genomic segment:
- the LOC100823836 gene encoding peroxidase 72, translating to MALHWSSGLAALAVAVSLFAAGAAGHPFLVPQFYEHTCPQMQAVVGGIVAKEHAKDPRMAASLVRLHFHDCFVQGCDASVLLDDAHGRFTTEKRSNPNRDSLRGYEVIDEIKAALEHACPGTVSCADIVAVAARDSTVLTGGPGWEVPLGRRDSLTASLSGSNNLIPAPNDTLPTIAAKFHNQGLDIVDLVALSGAHTIGDSRCVSFRQRLYNQNNDGRPDPTLNPAYAAELRGRCPKSGGDQTLFALDPATQFRFDNQYYKNILAMNGLLNSDEVLLTQSHETMELVKSYAASNALFFEHFARSMVKMGNISPLTGHSGEIRKNCRRISTTSN from the exons ATGGCACTGCACTGGAGCAgcggcctggcggcgctcGCTGTCGCCGTGTCGCTCTTcgcggcgggcgccgcggGCCACCCGTTCCTGGTGCCGCAGTTCTACGAGCACACGTGCCCGCAGATGCAGGCGGTGGTGGGCGGCATCGTGGCCAAGGAGCACGCCAAGGACCCGCGCATGGCGGCGTCCCTGGTCCGGCTGCActtccacgactgcttcgtGCAGGGCTGCGACGCGTCCGTGCTGCTGGACGACGCCCACGGCAGGTTCACCACCGAGAAGCGGTCCAACCCGAACCGCGACTCGCTGCGAGGGTACGAGGTCATCGACGAGATCAAGGCCGCGCTCGAGCACGCCTGCCCCGGCACcgtctcctgcgccgacatcgtcgccgtcgccgccaggGACTCCACCGTGCTGACTGGTGGGCCCGGCTGGGAGGTgccgctggggaggagggacTCGCTCACCGCCAGCCTGAGCGGCTCCAACAACCTCATCCCTGCCCCCAACGACACCCTCCCCACCATCGCCGCCAAGTTCCACAACcaggggctcgacatcgtcgaccTCGTCGCCCTCTCAG GGGCGCACACGATCGGCGACTCGCGGTGCGTGAGCTTCAGGCAGCGGCTGTACAACCAGAACAACGACGGGCGGCCGGACCCGACGCTAAACCCGGCGTACGCGGCGGAGCTCCGCGGGCGGTGCCCCAAGTCCGGCGGCGACCAGACCCTGTTCGCGCTCGACCCGGCAACCCAGTTCCGGTTCGACAACCAGTACTACAAGAACATCCTGGCCATGAACGGCCTGCTCAACTCCGACGAGGTGTTGCTCACGCAGAGCCACGAGACCATGGAGCTCGTCAAGAGCTACGCCGCCAGCAACGCGCTCTTCTTCGAGCACTTCGCCAGGTCCATGGTCAAGATGGGCAACATCTCGCCCCTCACCGGGCACAGCGGCGAGATCAGGAAGAACTGCAGGAGGATATCAACCACTTCTAATTAA
- the LOC100824143 gene encoding probable helicase MAGATAMA 3, translated as MAVEKSGGGGASSSSSASVMERFFKIVLSWDYLRLVADSKGADKTKGLQRVKNTYTSVAEYLGVFEPLLFEEVKAQIVQGRSGEEEEIGLDWQKGLVGTYTESEGFHKVQMAVVDCFQEIVSENDLLLLSKEKFEEGVTPTAYAFAVVEQRGGKGPVSLRTFVEGEIKNLDIAKPVKSSRLQRIASIFATNGQVLWILKMCSLSTILREYSAMQSVASLPFKDLILSASEKNKDGDDQNRAWNVPEPLMDYLKTNLNDSQLDAVNAGLSRRSFVLIQGPPGTGKTQTILGLLSAVLHSAPARVQTKGGFDVEKHGPELDIEGKHTHWMKASPWLIGANPRDLIMPVDGDDGFYPTGNELKPEVISSNRKYRAHVLVCAPSNSALDEIVSRVLQTGIRDENNNTYSPKIVRIGLKAHHSVKAVSMDYLIQQKLSGVDRSSDGGRRGAGEYDRIRASVLDEAAIVFSTLSFSGSTVFSRMTRSFDVVIIDEAAQAVEPATLVPLVHGCRQVFLVGDPVQLPATVISSTAQKLGYGTSLFKRFQAAGFPVQMLKIQYRMHPEISIFPSKEFYEGILQDGEGLNKKRPWHSYSCFGPFCFFDIDGIESQPSGSGSWVNEDEVEFITLIYHQLATHYPELKSSSQVAVISPYSLQVKLLKDRFRSTFGDQSKEVIDVNTVDGFQGREKEVVIFSCVRCNKEQNIGFVSDFRRMNVAITRARSAVLVIGSASTLKQDKHWNNLVESAKERDRFFTVSKPFTTFFAEDKFKTMKVERLPPDARISQALEAINEVVARQEVMDVDDAVDGADAGDYDAMEADDGGGDD; from the exons ATGGCGGTGGAGAaatccggcggcggtggcgcctcttcctcgtcgtcaGCCTCCGTCATGGAACGCTTCTTCAAGATCGTCCTCAGCTGGGACTAcctccgcctcgtcgccgacTCCAAG GGCGCGGATAAGACTAAGGGGCTGCAGCGCGTGAAGAACACCTACACCTCGGTGGCCGAGTACCTAGGCGTCTTCGAACCGCTGCTCTTCGAGGAAGTCAAGGCACAGATCGTCCAGGGCCgcagcggcgaggaggaag AGATTGGGCTGGACTGGCAGAAAGGGTTGGTGGGAACATACACGGAGTCTGAGGGGTTCCACAAGGTGCAGATGGCGGTCGTCGATTGTTTTCAGGAGATTGTGTCAGAGAACGACCTCCTCTTGCTTTCCAAAGAGAAA TTTGAGGAGGGAGTGACTCCTACGGCATATGCCTTTGCGGTAGTGGAACAGCGCGGTGGTAAAGGACCGGTTTCTCTTAGAACATTTGTGGAAGGGGAAATTAAGAATCTGGATATTGCAAAGCCTGTGAAGTCTTCAAGGCTGCAGCGCATTGCTTCCATTTTTGCAACAAATGGACAAGTCCTTTGGATTCTAAAG ATGTGCAGCCTGTCTACTATATTGAGAGAGTACTCTGCTATGCAATCTGTAGCTTCACTTCCTTTTAAGGATTTGATTCTTTCAGCTTctgagaaaaataaagatgGAGATGATCAAAATCGTGCTTGGAATGTCCCTGAGCCACTTATGGATTACCTCAAAACAAACCTTAATGATTCACAGCTTGATGCAGTTAAT GCCGGTCTTTCGCGCAGATCCTTTGTCCTTATTCAG GGCCCTCCAGGAACaggaaaaacacaaacaatCCTTGGACTTCTCAGTGCTGTTCTCCATTCTGCTCCTGCAAGAGTGCAGACCAA AGGAGGATTTGATGTTGAAAAGCATGGGCCAGAGCTGGATATAGAGGGCAA GCATACACACTGGATGAAAGCATCTCCATGGCTAATTGGTGCAAATCCTCGAGATTTGATTATGCCTGTCGATGGTGATGATGGCTTTTATCCTACTGGGAATGAGCTG AAACCTGAAGTCATAAGTTCCAATCGCAAATATCGGGCCCATGTGTTGGTCTGTGCTCCATCTAACTCAGCACTTGATGAGATTGTATCGCGTGTTCTTCAAACAG GAATACGTGATGAAAATAATAACACTTACAGTCCCAAGATTGTGCGTATTGGACTAAAGGCGCACCATTCTGTCAAAGCAGTTTCTATGGATTACCTT ATACAACAAAAACTTTCTGGTGTGGATCGCTCGTCAGATGGCGGGAGACGAGGAGCTGGTGAATATGATCGAATTAGGGCTTCAGTTCTTGACGAAGCAGCCATT GTATTTTCTACCCTCAGTTTCAGTGGATCGACCGTTTTCAGCAGGATGACTCGTTCTTTTGATGTTGTTATAATTGATGAAGCTGCACAAGCT GTAGAACCAGCAACTCTTGTACCCCTGGTTCATGGTTGCAGACAAGTTTTTCTT GTCGGTGACCCAGTTCAGTTGCCTGCAACTGTAATTTCATCGACTGCTCAGAAGTTAGG ATATGGCACAAGTTTGTTCAAGAGATTTCAAGCTGCTGGTTTTCCGGTGCAAATGCTCAAAATTCAATACCGTATGCATCCAGAG ATCAGTATATTCCCTTCGAAAGAATTCTACGAAGGTATCCTACAAGATGGGGAGGGACTTAACAAAAAACGTCCATGGCATTCTTACAGCTGCTTCGGGCCATTTTGCTTCTTTGATATTGATGGGATTGAATCTCAGCCGTCTGGAAGTGGTTCATGGGTGAATGAGGATGAAGTGGAATTCATAACCCTCATATATCACCAATTGGCCACGCACTATCCAGAACTCAAATCTAGTTCTCAAGTAGCTGTTATATCGCCATACAGCCTTCAGGTAAAACTCTTGAAGGACCGTTTTCGGTCAACCTTTGGCGACCAATCGAAGGAAGTGATAGATGTAAACACTGTTGATGGATTCCAG GGCCGTGAAAAGGAAGTTGTCATTTTCTCGTGTGTTAGATGCAATAAGGAGCAAAATATTGGGTTTGTTTCTGATTTTCGACGAATGAATGTTGCCATCACCAGAGCTAGGTCTGCTGTACTA GTAATAGGTTCTGCTTCAACATTGAAGCAAGATAAGCACTGGAACAATCTTGTTGAGAGTGCCAAAGAGCGAGACCGCTTCTTCACG GTCTCAAAGCCATTCACCACGTTCTTTGCTGAGGATaagttcaaaaccatgaaGGTGGAAAGGCTTCCTCCGGATGCGAGAATATCTCAGGCACTAGAAGCAATTAATGAAGTAGTTGCAAGGCAAGAAGTTATGGATGTCGATGATGCTGTTGACGGAGCAGATGCAGGGGATTATGATGCCATGGAGGCTGACGATGGAGGTGGCGATGATTAA